GATACTCAATCATAACATAAGGACACTTGATCAACCTAGTTCATAGCATCACCATTTGTAATAAGCAGCTCAAACTTCTAAACCTAATTCCACAAACTCTCTCTTTCAGATGATAATTGGGCTAATGACCCACTTCCTCATCAAATACTATCAGATTGTCCAGCGCTGTATGAGCAGAGATGCTGACCCTGAGCATGGAATCTGGGCCCTTTACTTCAAACTCAGTGTGTTTGCCTCAGAAGGTCCTCAACTGGATCTTAATACCTAAAGAGATGATTGCTCCTACTCTGGAACACATTTTTCCCATTGGACAATTACCctccctttaaataaaataatgtgtctGAGCCTttgaatatcacacacacacatacacatgagcgcgcacacacacatacacacacacacacacacacacacacacacacacacacacacacacacactttccagtcttctttattttctcatctaaGTCTTCTGCCTTAGGACTCTATCACTGAAGAATGGCCTGCTGGTCCATGTCAATTGAGACCTTATAAGGAAGGGGTGGATATTGTTTATGATTCCCTCAGTAAAAATTGCTCACAACAGCAGGGTCCTCTGTGGTCAGTCCATGCACATCTGTCACAACTTCTATGGCTCTGGATAGTGGTCATTATGCTAGATGAAGTCTGCCTTTCTCGAACATTGGGAGAGCAATATTCACTCACTTAGCTACTAAGGCACATACATTCTGCACACCTATATATGTAAGGAAGAAAAAGGACTAAGGTGAACTTCCTATGGTCTTGTTTAAACCACTTAGTTTTCTTCACAGCCTCCAGAGGGAAGAATTTCAGACTCTCAACCCGCTCAGGGGGTACCACATTCACACCAAAACAGTCAATCCCATTATGCTGTTTAATCCTCCTTGTTTGGGGACCCAGTGGTGGCTCTTTGTTTGCTAGAACTGTCTTTTCTGGGGTTGAGAATCATTAGGGAGTGCAGGAGCATGGGTCAGAGCAGCAATCTCATTCCTCTGGTATTGGGGTGTAAATTATCTCCTGTCAGTTCAGGAGGGAAACTGGGGATGAACAGAGCCTAAAGGAATGAGGTGATCTGCAGTCTAACACTGCAGacaacttttcttcattttagtgTACTTTTGTATGTTGATGCAACAAAGGAGGCAATGATTCAAGGAAGGTtatttgagttcagaaaaacatgtgaATAAAAGTAAATTGAGCACATACCCCATATTAACAGAACAGCCCTTTCCCTGAGCACAATTGTCTGGCATGTACTACAGATTATATCTCAGGGAACACAAAAGCAAGAGAGAAGGTTATATCCAGATTTAGGTCACACTGAAGACTGATTCTCTGTCTATTGCTGCCTTGCATGGGGTAGCCTCCAGCAACACAGGGCTCAAAGAGAACCCACAGAGTCAGCGTGTACTATGACTTCCTTATCTGAGGGGGTAAGGGAAGGACACCCATACTCTCTCTTGATGATTtccatatttattctctctattcTTCTACTGTGTACTTCTTTTCTACAGCTTATGTACCAAAACAAGATTTTTCAAGCAATATgggaattacaatgtggttacagtctatttttcaagtgaacaaATATAACGAATACAAGGAAAAATGCATGTGTTCCATattccttacatgattaaacatttcacatattacaggtgaaaaacaaattatcccaagaacccaatGTACATTCCttcccaagcaacttgttatagattaacagtgtGTAAGCAAGgaagattatatatatttactgGATTCTGTGTTTTGTGGTTAAAAAGAGAGGACCAATCACTTTGTTACtgatcttgaaaggtaatcttgtaaggaatcttaaaggaatcacaaatttgaacttttacatatgaaaaagaatcagtcagctctccTTTAAGTCTTCAGGTTATATACCCAACCGTcaatagttttatatataatgaatattcaGGAGATTAAGGGCAAAAATGGGCCAAAGGAAATAATCATCATCTTTGGTTATCAACCAATCCTAGAAAGAAAGTACTCAGCAAATGGTAATTGGGcttctttgttattgtttcttgaCCTTAAAGAGTCCTCACTCAACTATaagcctttctaaaactttagattgtcttcttgggtttttcacctcaaagataTTTGActaaaacatcttagtctaacattattttcaaagctttgtttcagctactATGCACACTCGATCCTGTGAACACACCTTCCTACATTAAGATTAGAAGAATTcaaactagctgggctactgggactcaattatttttcttaattattagcctaagccacagtctatatgcctccgcaatagaaactcatgtggtCTAGCTGTGTGACAAttccttgtttttattatcatcaaaactcttttaaactaacattattatcacTTGACagtacagtttaaaaaaaaatcaccttcataataatccacaggtaaaagggcccagtagaacaggatgtttccatgagataaacatattacaggcagtggggacctCCCTGCACCCATTCTCACCTTGCCCAATTCCAGGGAAAGATGGCAGCctcaaacatgtaaaggcacagcggAGCAGAAGACACTCTGGAAGTCTatggtctcagggccttgcctatctgagattcccCCTCAGGAATTTTCCTCCTGGTGGCTGACACCTGAACTTCAACTGCCATCTGCTGCAGCTCCTACATGGCCAATGGCATCTGTCCTGTGCCCTCAGAGCCTTCCTCCAGGAGACTCAGCATACCCTTCTCCAGATTGGGTTCTTTGTGATATTCTGACAGTGGGGCCTTGGGAAGGCTCTTTCCATGAGGTTGTGGGTAGTATGCATAGTGAGCCATGGATCTGTGTTAATGGTGATGTTGTAAATATCAGTTCCCTGGCTTAGTATGAGGTGAGGCTTCTGTGCTCCTATAACACACCCTCAACTGGATGCCAAGTCTGCCTTCACTCCCTCCATTCCTCTAAGCAGTGTCCTTGAAAATCCTATCCACGAGCTGTGGGAGAGAGTGCCACTAACAAACATGGTAACAAGGGTTGGGACAGAGTCAGTGCTCAGGAACCACATTTTACAGTCACTCTAGATATGTTCTTAAAAGAGATGCAGACAACTTCCTTTAACCAGAGACCAGAGACCTAAGACCCAGAGCATTCCTGGCTCAAGGGCTTCTTCTACTAACAAAGGAGCAAGCTTAGGGCAGCTCCTAACAACTTACAAAAAGTACAGATGACACCAATTTGCAATGTTGAAAGATTTATTCCAGTGTGAGCATCAGCAACGTATCAAAGACAGATGGCCTCAGAATCCAACACCTCCCGTGGCCGCACAAAGTAGACTCAGGCTCTTCAGAACTGTGCTCTTGAGTTTTATCTTGTCTTCTTACTgacattcatgttttctttttatttctctctattttaCAGGGGCCAGGAGGCTCACTCATTTTTTACTTTGGCGCAGTGGCTGAAGTTCCATGCCGAAGTAAAGCAGCCTGCAAGTCTTCAAATTTGATAGTCTTTGTAGCTGCTACACGAACAGCCATCCCAAAGAGCAATGAGCCTATAAAGACATAAATACGACCAACGACCACTCTTACATATATCACTGGTAGTTGGCTCTGTCTTATTGTGCGCATTTTATGTGGAGGGGGTCCACTGTTTACACTCCCTCCAGGTCCTTCTCCCACGCAGTCTGGAGGGTCCCAACCTACATGACAATGGCAATTCCGATGATTATTGCATACTCCTCTAAAATTGCACTTTTCCGGGGTGCAGTCATAATTCAGTTCAGTCAAAGTTCCATTGCAAGACCCTTGATCACAGAAATTGGTTTGGGAACATGGAGTACCATGTCTCACCCGTCCAGCATCTGTTGAATCTGTTGCACGATGCTCATCGAGCCCAAAACAGGAAAACCCAGCAATAAGTGACTGATGGAATGAAACATGTTCCTGCAAGTGTGGTAGGTGGGTGATATTGGTACACTGCAACCTTCCACACATCTTATCTCTGTCAGCACAAGGTGTGAATAAGAGGCTTTCTTTTGCTCTCTGACAATGTCCAAATCGATACCGTTCCTTATTGATGTCATAGCACTTTTGATTGCCATCACGAGCACTTGCACCAAAGATTTCCTTGCAATGCATACTGCGATCGGTGCAGTTTCCTCGATAGCAGTAACCCTCTTCTGAGCATGGTGTTCCATCTTGCAGATAAGAGTCTGTTGGGCAATGGAGTCCATTCCCACTGCAGTACTCTGGAAGATCACATATGTTGTGGACACTTCTGCAGAGTGTCCCAGCAGGACTATAGGTGCAGTTTATGCAGCATGATTCTCTATCACAAATGCTACCTCTTGTGAACCTGCAATCACTCTGGCAGCAGGAATCTGCATAACATGCCTTGTGTGAGCCACAGTCACATTGCTCACCTTCATTTATTACCGCATTGCCACAAATACTATAGGTCACTGATGTATTATAATAAGTATGACGGTCATAGAAAAGACACGGCATGGTACCGGGGGTATTGAGTATTTGGTTTATCTGTACAAGGGAACAATTGCTGTAAACATCTGTTAGCAGAGGTATCCTGAACATAACACAGGTGCGCCTTCTCTGGCAAACACAGTAACTCTCATCATCAAAATCCATACCTAAAATCCTCCCTATACGGTTGGCTACTAcaacagacatatatatataggGTCGCCCATTTTGACCAATCCAGATTAGAGCATTGGAACTACAGACACTCTGTTCAACAGGTGTAATTTCATCGGGCGAATTCGTATGAATTATACTTGAAGAGTCAGGGTTAAATCGGTTATAAAAGTTGTTGATATAGTATCTGTGAGACGCACTTCCTGGTACTGTGGTGTCGTGATTAAATGGATCCCATCTGGTATACACAGTCAAGAGAAAGACATAGTAGCGCATATGGATATTTCTCATATAGGTGTCCATTAAACTGACTAGCGAAAACAAATATACACCAATTCTAGTAGCATTTTGGACTGGAGAATATACAGAATTAGTTGCTTGAAAATGGCCTTTTACAGCAGCTGGATGTGTAGCATAGTCTCTACTAGACATTCGGGGCACCACAGTGAAATTTGTTTTGGAGGAGAAGGGGCCTACGCTATGGTCCACATGCTTCCATTCATTCATAGGCCCGACTGTTTCAGAATCAGTCACTATCTGAGAAATAAAGTGCTCGAACCTGTGTGAATCATTGAGGGGTTTGATTTCATAGACAAGGTCATCAAACATTATGACCCCATCCAGGCCCCCATAACAAGTATCCAGAGTGACCATGGATTGAGGAATCCCCTCTAGATAGCCAATATAGTAACAATCTGCAGGGAAAAATGGATAATCCATCTGTAAGGCTCCTTGGTCATCCTGAGTTGTCAGCAGCAAGTGCCTGGGCCAAATAAGTGTCTTTCTTCTCAGGTGGATGGTGTGTCTCTGGCCCCTGAAACGCAAGCTGTAGGAGAGCCGTCCTGGTGGTTGAAATCCCTTACCATGGTATGTCTCCTTCCGAGGAATGACCACCTCTGATGAGATAAAACGCCATGTGGGACGGCCTTGAAAACAGTGGCTTGGAACCAGGAGCAGCACCCAGAGTGCTACCAGTAAGAGGGGAGCCTGGGAGTCACAGGTCTTTCCACTGGCTTCATGCCCCAGGTCCAAGATAACATCCTGGATGAAGCTAGGCTAAAACCCTCTGCTGTGGCCCTGCCTGGTGGAGGAGACACTGACGGTGGACAAAAGGCTTCTTCAGGCTACTAGCCCTGCTGGTTTCCCAGACAACTTGAGGAGTTAGGTAACAATTACTGGGTGTGGCAGGAGTGAGCCTGGTGATGTTAGCTGAGATGGAGGTGAAGCGGGGTCCAAAGCAACATCTATGAAGTCCACTAggagagaaaaggcagaagaaacagaggTGACTCCTCTGGACAGGCTCTGGACATACAACCTATCGCGACCACATTTTCAGTCATCTGAGTCTGTTTGCTTCCCATTGTTACTCTGGCTCTGTCTCTACAAgtcaattttcctttttattttgtctcatatttCTCTCATTTCTGGAAGTTGGAGGTAAACACTGTGAATATTACCCTTTTAGgtatgatttttttattcttttaacttatttttatttgagttcATAGTTAACTATTTACAAATGGTCTTACCTTTTTGGGTTTTACTTGGGAGTTTCGGGATTTCTACATGTTGAATTCTTTGGGATACTGTCTGAAACACCTCAGAActctagaatttttaaaaatcccatctCTCGTGAGCATACTTTATCTCTGACCCTGTCTTAGTTCCAGCTGTTGGTCCCCTCCAACCCTTAGTATATTTCCTTCCGGACCATTGAGATTACTTCAAACATGCAGGCTGATCAGTTCTAAGTGGGGGATACCAGCAGCTCTCTTTTGTGTGAATGTACAAGAAGTATGTCACACACTTTCCCCAGGTTGTCATTAGGGCTTTCATATCTCTTAATTTTGTAGAAGGAGAAGCATCCTCTGCGTTTCCTCCAAAAATCTCAATAGAGAAAGGGGGCAATAAGTGACATCACCACGGAGTGTCTTGACAGGCCCTGTCTCAGACACATGACTAAAATCTGCAGCCACACAGACAGGTCGTATGGCAGCAGGCATCTTAAATGACATGAGAAAAACATGGGGTTTTATCAGTTTACCTCCTCTCAGAAGTCTCTATCTCCTCTAAGTGTACAGGCCAAAAAATCCTCTGCAGGACCACTGGAGTCAGATTGCACCTTCCTACCCTCCCAGCCCAGTCTCCAGCCTACTGACCTGCCAGATTCCCATAAATAGGCCTCTGCTGCCGCCCTGTGGTTACTAGTGTCACTGTACCTAATGCCCATGGGAGGTTCTTAAgagtagggagggaggaagtggttgGATTCCTGTCTGGTTGTGGTAACAGGAGATGAAAGCCCCGTTAGGCATTCATCAATTAGGGTGTGGGATCATGTGCTCTATTATTGGTGACCAATTTGGGGACATGGGCTCATACTGCAGTTTGGGAAAGGCTTCTCAAGGCTCATGACCCCTTGTCGTTACTCTGAGGCTCTGCATGCCACCAGGCTGGACTTCCATGACCTATGTGGACAAATGATCACACAAAGCACAGCGTGGTTTTATGTCTAAAGTGAAGGGTGTAGATGGGGTATCTACACAAGTAGGGAGTGCCAGAGCCAGCCTCtccagtctctctgtctgtgtctatctctgtgtctgtctgtctgtctgtctgtctgtctgtctctctctctctctctctctctctctctctctctctctctctctcacacacacacacacacacacactctgctccTGCTCCTACGCCAGGCCCAACCCTGTCAGAGCACCTTGGAGTCAGGTCACAAAGGCATGTCACTTCATGCCCCTGGCACAGATCACAGAGCAGATTTCAGATGCCTCCTGGTGACCAGATTCATCTTTGCATGCTCTGCCTGGCCAGCTCCAGAGAACTGGCTCACCCAGCTAAGTGGACTCTCAGGTGCAGGTGACAAAAACAGGCAGAGAAAAATgagaggtgagaggagggagagggacagagacagggaatgTTAAATGTTTACACAGCTGTGTTCCAATCCCTGACCTCTGATACCCACAGCACGAGAGTTCGAACATCACATTTTGGGGTTGGGCATAGGCAAGTGGAAATACTGGTGGAAATAAAGGGACTGAGATCTGGAGTTTTCATGATGGCTTCCAAGTCTCAGTACTGACCCAACCCTTTCACTGATCCATTTCCAGCTCCCTTTGGACACGTCCTTGTGGAATTCGAAAACATCAAGCTCCTCGCTTGTTTAGAAAGATCTCATCATTTGTGCTCCTCATCTTCCGCTGCCCCATGTCGGCTCTGGTCCTCCAGACCCTGATGTCTTCTCAGTGATTCAGGCTCTGCCTGTTCCACAGCCACAAACCCCTACCTAAATGGTTTCTCTGTTGAGCCATGGTTCCGAATCAATCCTCCTTAAGCAggcattttgattgtttttcctcTGCTTCCATACTACAGAAGAGGAGTGGGCAAGCAGAAGCTGAGGCATGTCACATCACTCCAAGTACCCTCTCTCAGTCTCTAATATGCCTCCTTGTTTCCTACACTGCAGCCTCAAGAATCTTTAATTCACTCATCTAAGATGGCCACAGGTACTATAGTGTTATGAgatgaaatataatttattaattatccCCAACAAGCCCCATAAACAACAACCATTTATCAGTGATCTCCATAGAACCGCTGGAGCATCCTCCTAATCTATTCTTGCCCTTACCAGGGCACCTCTGAGATTACAGAAGCTGTCTTGTTTTCCAGCCAGAAAAACCTCCAGTCAGTCCACAGAAAGTTAGAAATATGCAGAATCTTTTAGAAGAGCATCCTTTGACTGACTTCAGCAGGGCAGCCTAGACATCCAGCTTCCTCTGGGTCCATTCCCTGGCAGTCACACTGGTCCTGCCTGACTCTGTGGCCAGTTAACACTCCCACAGGGCTCACCCAGTGCAGAGCCGATGGCAGAGGCAGCAAGAACCTCCAGGCAGACAGTGCAAGCGCTGCCTGCAGCAGCAAGGTTCTAATTATGCTGTAGTCTCGAAGCTCATCCACTTTGCACCAGTCTCCGCACAGGCAACCACAACCAATGTAGCTGTCGTCCTCCAGTATATATACTACACAAGAACTACTTCCTAGCACCGGGGAGCAAGTTTTAATGACATGTTTTATTTGTAACAATTTGCATGTTTCTGTTTAGGTAGTCTAGTGCTCATGGTAGGTAGAACAGTATTTATGGAGGCCAAGAAAGGGTACTGGGTCCTCCAGACTTATAGGTGGAGCTGACAATTGTGGGTGTCAAAAACTGAACCCCATTCCCTGCAGGAACAGAATGCTCTCTGAATCACTGAGATGTTACTTCAGTGCCGGTAAGAGGGACCATAACCTTCCCTATCATATTTGCTGCAGCTTTGTTCACAATGGTGTAAATATCACTGTGAGCTGGATGAGTgtagagagctgctggtagcaatggcTTTACCAGAGGATGTCACCATCAGGTGACAAGTAGTCTTTAGCAGGTTGACCCACCAGGtgaataactctctgatggggagcccctCTTGGTAAGACCATGGAGTCACTGACAGAAAATGACTGGTTGCTCCTATCTGTAATTTTACATGTGCAAATACAGCTGGTATCTCCCCCTTATCATGCATTGTCATGAAATGTTTagatgtaatctcatgattacagcTCAGTCTTGTGGGCACATGTATTTGTGCATGGTCAGGAGAATAACTCCTCCTTACCCTGTGTTATTCTGGCATATAAAACAACTCTCACAGTACAGCCTTTGTTCCACATTACAGTAAGaaacttagaagcctgttctctaTAATTAGCTTACTGACAGGGAAATTTGGCCAGACAAGAGTCTCTGTGGATAGATCACAAGTAGGACTTTCACAGATGAGACTCAAGGATGAAATTACAAAGTGTCTCACTTTGTTGATTCAAGGTCCTTCAGAGACTGAATTGCCCTGTGCTTCTTCTGCTGGCCGCTGATAATGTATTCACAGAATTCACCATCTCTGACCCTTTCGCAATTAATAATTTGTACAAATGTTCTAACCTCAGTTTATGATATAAAACTCAAGTTTCAATTAACTAAATGTTTATTTACTTAGGTCTCAAATAACAACTAATCAATTAACCAAGTccaaagaaaaaagttttttgtCCAGCTGACTGTGGATGACACAGGCTGGGAAAGTGCCAAGCACCTTGTTTCTCCCTATGTGTTGCCGTGGTTAACGGTTTTGTACCTTATCCTCTCAAGGAATGTGCATTTGAACTAGAGAGGGCTTTGTAACTTTTCTTATTATGACAAAGAGTCTCCTGCTAGAAAGATGTGTTTAGCTGTGTAGGGAAGAGGATCTAGGAAAAAAtgagctgaaaagaagctgtagaaTCAGACCTGAGgaagattaaaagaaaatgacccttAGAATGTGCatgaattttttcctttcagataGATAGAAACTTATTTGTAAAGACCATCAGATTAAAAAAGTCTGATGCTCTAGAAATACTCCTCAGATAAGAAAATTCTAGATTAGATTTCACTATGCTGTGGTTTATTCTATGAACCCTGTTGTATCTGTGGAGCTGGACTCAATGACATATTTTAGGTGAACCTGAAAGGCATTTTATGAGTGACAGCCAGGCaccaagagaagaaaaggatttCATATCAAGTGGAAACTGAAAAAACTGACTTCAGGTTAACTACCACTGAGGAAAAATTGACCATGGCTTACACACTATAGAGTGATGTCTAAACATTTATACTGGAAGGATTATTCAAACAGTGAGTTGTAGGAATTTTGACCACATTTAATATGATTTAATTCTTCATATATGGAGAAAGTTGATTTTATGGGATATCCCCTCAAAACAATAACTGTGTAGTCACTGAGCAAAGAACATGTATGTAAAAACATAATGTATGAcaatgagtttcttttttttctgtattaagaaattttctactcactccacataccatccacagatctccatcttccttccccaCCCTGCCCAGACCTCTTTCTCAAGCtgccccacatccccacatcccccaaattgaggtctcccatggggagtcagcaaaggccagcacactgagcctaggcaggtccaagccccttcccactgcaccaaggctgtgtgaggtgtcacaccacaggcaacGGCTTCCCAGAaacctgcccatagaccagggacagatcccgatcgcCCTGCCTGGGTGcaccccaaacagtttgagccaaacaactgtcttccatatccagagggcctaatccagccCCATGGGGTCTCCACAGCCACcaatccacagttcatgggcttccactagtgtggcctgtcatctctgcatgtcctcccatcatgatctcaacgtcccttgcctgcagaatccctcctctctctcatcagttggattcttggagctcagcctggtgcctggccatgggtctctacatctgcctccattagtcactggacaaaggctctatgatgacagctaggttatttgctagaccagtCACTAGAGTAGACTAGtctaggcaccctctggaccattgccagcggaccaaggtggggtcatcattgtggatttctcAGAGCTTCCCCAGCATCctgtctcttcctattcccatgatgttttcatctatcatgatatctccctccctgccctcccactctgtccctgttccagctcagctCTCCCATTTttctgttctcatcccccactccttgccttCTGCCACCCCCCTCACCCAGTctgcttatgtagatctcatccacttctccttcacagggtcatccatgtgtcccccttagtgtctttccctgttagctagtcTCTCTGAAGTTAGGGTTGCAGTCTGGCTATCCCTTCCctcatatctagtatccactaatgagtgagtacatactatgtttgtccttctgagtctgggttacctcattcaagatgatattttctagttcaatccatttgcctgcaaatttcatggtatcatcgttttttactgctgagtagtactccattgtgtatatgtgccacattttctttattcattcttcagttgaggggcatctaggttgtttccaagttctggctattatgaataatgctgatataaacatagctaagcatgtgtccttgtggtatgattgagaattccttgggtatatgcccaagagtggtataactgggtcttgaggaagaatgattcccaattttctgagaaactgccatactgatttccaaattggctgtacaagtttgcattcccaccaacagtggaggagtgtttcccttgctccacatcctcttcaacataagctgtctgcagtgtttttgatcttagccattctgacagtcataaggtggtatctcagagttgttttgatttgcatttccctgatgattaaggatgttgagctattccttaaatgtctttcagccatttgagattcttctgtttagaattctctgtttagctctggaGTTCCCTCATTGTCTCTAGGACAACAATACATGGCTGTGTCTTCACTTTGCCAActgctcaattaaaaaaaaacctttgctcTTGGAGGTGTCCCTGCTGAACTGTAATTTTTTCCTGTCCAAGCCTGGGATCAGGACCCTGTGTCCACATCCTATAATTCGTTCTGAAgacatgtatttctgtgcattATGACAGATCCTAGACCTTCATGTCAGAGTGTCCAGGAAGTTGAGAGTATGTGGGGATTTGAGGATTTCCTGTTGGTAAGTGGTACAAAAGAGTTAGCAGTGTGTTGTTACCTGGGCCTCTAAGGCCTATGGGTCAGTTGGAGTGTCTCTGACAGGTGGAGGGTGGTGGCATgcatgatttttatgttttatgtatttgttaaaaGTACATTTAATTAACATATACATGGTATGTGCTGGTTTTCAGCAAAGTGGGATACAAAGATGTTCCTCAGTACAGATTCCTCACTTTTGAAGACACAGACAGGTAGGCTGAAAGTGACAGGTTGGATAAAAACTATTCACTAGTATGGAAAACAGAGTGGCCAGGAAATTTTGCTTACATTAGGAAAATTCAGTCAATGTCTGTACAAATGGAACAAAGAACAGCGTCCAATGAACAATGAGTGAACTCATGAAGAGCACGACCATTGTAAGCAAATGTTACCCAAGTTGGCTAACATAATCATATGAGGCTATCATGAAAGGGCCTTCAGAGAAATAATGACTGTTTTTCTGTCTAACActataataatattttcattggTATTAACTCACTTGAAAACTCTTCATAATGTACGTATTAGTATGCATAGATTATTATATTCCCACATTGgctcaataattatttttaaaaaggtatccAGTGTAACTTCTGACCCACTTTTACTCATGGACAGTTGCCATGCTGA
Above is a genomic segment from Peromyscus leucopus breed LL Stock chromosome 14, UCI_PerLeu_2.1, whole genome shotgun sequence containing:
- the LOC114688388 gene encoding LOW QUALITY PROTEIN: disintegrin and metalloproteinase domain-containing protein 21-like (The sequence of the model RefSeq protein was modified relative to this genomic sequence to represent the inferred CDS: inserted 1 base in 1 codon); protein product: MLSWTWGMKPVERPVTPRLXLLLVALWVLLLVPSHCFQGRPTWRFISSEVVIPRKETYHGKGFQPPGRLSYSLRFRGQRHTIHLRRKTLIWPRHLLLTTQDDQGALQMDYPFFPADCYYIGYLEGIPQSMVTLDTCYGGLDGVIMFDDLVYEIKPLNDSHRFEHFISQIVTDSETVGPMNEWKHVDHSVGPFSSKTNFTVVPRMSSRDYATHPAAVKGHFQATNSVYSPVQNATRIGVYLFSLVSLMDTYMRNIHMRYYVFLLTVYTRWDPFNHDTTVPGSASHRYYINNFYNRFNPDSSSIIHTNSPDEITPVEQSVCSSNALIWIGQNGRPYIYMSVVVANRIGRILGMDFDDESYCVCQRRRTCVMFRIPLLTDVYSNCSLVQINQILNTPGTMPCLFYDRHTYYNTSVTYSICGNAVINEGEQCDCGSHKACYADSCCQSDCRFTRGSICDRESCCINCTYSPAGTLCRSVHNICDLPEYCSGNGLHCPTDSYLQDGTPCSEEGYCYRGNCTDRSMHCKEIFGASARDGNQKCYDINKERYRFGHCQRAKESLLFTPCADRDKMCGRLQCTNITHLPHLQEHVSFHQSLIAGFSCFGLDEHRATDSTDAGRVRHGTPCSQTNFCDQGSCNGTLTELNYDCTPEKCNFRGVCNNHRNCHCHVGWDPPDCVGEGPGGSVNSGPPPHKMRTIRQSQLPVIYVRVVVGRIYVFIGSLLFGMAVRVAATKTIKFEDLQAALLRHGTSATAPK